The Impatiens glandulifera chromosome 3, dImpGla2.1, whole genome shotgun sequence genome contains a region encoding:
- the LOC124929708 gene encoding probable serine/threonine-protein kinase PBL25 produces MSCLPCFDKPEEENGQDVPVAQAIDAPDQAVEGADPPPELKAFNFRELASATKNFRQEYLLGEGGFGKVYKGTLQSQVVLVKQLDRNGMQGNKEFQAEVTAISLLRHKSLVELIGFCADGDQRLLVYEFMSKGPLDSHLLDVPADKEALDWRSRMKVAEGIAAGLEYLHEKAKPPVVYRELKSSNVLLDDEYNAKLFDYGLSNIGGQSEGGKMHLAPRVTGTYGYSAPEYERSGELTLKSDIYSFGVVLLELVTGRRAIDTSLPTNDQNLVAWAQPYFKNPKKFPEIADPNLKNKYPVTDLNQVVGVTAMCLQEEPCVRPLISDVVVALSCLKLVGENLDPPVAAVPAPTPSNDNAGQSSSNGHQEEDKNDEESDSDEEEEEEEEEDSSDDSDSSESDEDELREEPGAISKKHAKSNRRNSKRTTSTSSSHGSDTIEYDFQGGNSLKISRPASKKVKKGGGKTKESENAEVRRIKSTMVNIKPGKESKDNEWQAKSFK; encoded by the exons ATGAGTTGTTTACCATGTTTCGATAAACCAGAAGAAGAAAATGGACAGGACGTCCCTGTTGCTCAAGCAATCGATGCCCCAGATCAAgcag TTGAAGGAGCAGACCCACCGCCGGAGCTAAAGGCATTCAATTTCCGGGAGCTGGCATCTGCCACTAAGAATTTCCGGCAAGAATATCTTCTAGGCGAAGGTGGATTCGGAAAAGTCTATAAGGGCACATTACAGAGCCAa gTTGTATTAGTAAAGCAATTGGATCGCAATGGAATGCAAGGAAACAAGGAATTCCAAGCGGAGGTAACGGCTATCAGTCTCCTCCGGCATAAGAGTTTGGTTGAACTCATTGGCTTTTGCGCTGATGGAGATCAAAGGCTTCTCGTTTACGAATTCATGTCTAAAGGACCACTTGATTCACATTTACTCG ATGTTCCTGCTGATAAAGAAGCACTGGATTGGAGATCGAGGATGAAAGTAGCTGAAGGAATAGCTGCAGGTCTCGAATACTTACACGAAAAAGCAAAACCTCCGGTTGTGTATCGCGAATTGAAATCATCAAACGTGTTGTTGGACGATGAATACAACGCGAAGTTGTTCGATTATGGCTTGTCTAACATCGGTGGCCAAAGTGAAGGTGGCAAAATGCACTTAGCTCCAAGAGTAACCGGTACTTATGGATATAGCGCACCTGAATATGAACGATCTGGTGAATTGACTTTGAAATCGGATATTTATAGTTTTGGAGTTGTTTTACTAGAACTCGTCACTGGCAGACGAGCTATCGACACTTCCCTCCCCACCAATGACCAAAATCTTGTTGCATGG GCTCAACCATATTTTAAGAACCCTAAGAAATTCCCGGAGATAGCGGATCCCAATCTTAAAAACAAATACCCAGTGACGGACCTGAATCAAGTGGTGGGAGTGACAGCCATGTGCCTTCAAGAGGAGCCTTGTGTCCGTCCTTTGATTAGTGACGTCGTGGTGGCCCTTAGTTGTCTAAAATTGGTCGGCGAAAACCTTGATCCGCCTGTAGCAGCTGTTCCAGCCCCCACTCCGAGTAATGACAACGCAGGCCAATCTTCGAGTAATGGCCATCAAGAAGAGGACAAAAACGACGAAGAAAGTGACAGCGacgaagaggaagaggaggaggaagaggaggataGTTCGGATGATTCGGATTCGTCCGAGAGTGATGAGGATGAATTAAGAGAAGAACCGGGGGCAATATCTAAGAAACATGCAAAGAGCAATAGAAGAAATTCAAAGAGAACAACTAGTACTTCATCGAGCCATGGAAGTGACACAATTGAGTATGATTTCCAAGGTGGAAATTCTTTGAAGATAAGTCGTCCAGCTTCTAAAAAAGTTAAGAAAGGTGGTGGAAAGACTAAAGAAAGTGAAAATGCTGAGGTACGTAGAATTAAAAGTACTATGGTGAATATCAAGCCCGGGAAAGAAAGCAAAGATAATGAATGGCAAGCAAAGagttttaagtaa
- the LOC124931804 gene encoding aspartic proteinase nepenthesin-1, which translates to MKPSFSPILPMAPFLCSLLSIVILFYVSPTISTSRDPSLHSQPYKQTSFRVSLSHVDSGSNLTKFERIQRAMKRGQYRLSQLNAMVLATDGSSSEDVKSSVYPGSGEFLMKLAIGTPPEEFSAIMDTGSDLIWTQCKPCQNCYDQPTPIFDPKKSSSFSQLSCSSKLCGALPASHCRSDSCEYLYAYGDYSSSQGIMATETFSFGGNVSVANLGFGCGEDNEGSGFSQGAGLVGLGRGPLSLVSQLEEPTFSYCLTSIDDTKTSSLLVGSLDSNKIDTSKMSYKTTPLIKNPSQPSFYYLNLEGITVGGSSLPIKKSTFALNKDGSGGMIIDSGTTITYLENSAFRLVKKEFVNHVNLKVDKSGSTGLDLCFELPTGTSSVEVPKLVFHFENADLELPVENYMIADSSVGLMCLAMGGSSGMSILGNVQQQNILIVHDLSKETLSFIPTQCDQL; encoded by the coding sequence ATGAAACCCTCTTTCTCCCCCATTTTACCCATGGCTCCATTTCTATGTTCACTTCTTTCCATAGTAATACTATTCTATGTTTCTCCTACAATCTCTACATCACGGGACCCATCCCTCCATAGCCAACCCTATAAGCAAACCAGTTTTCGGGTCAGCCTGAGTCATGTTGACTCCGGATCAAACCTCACCAAGTTCGAGCGTATACAACGAGCAATGAAACGAGGACAATACAGGCTAAGCCAGCTCAACGCCATGGTCTTGGCAACCGATGGTTCATCCTCAGAAGATGTCAAGTCTTCAGTCTATCCAGGAAGCGGCGAGTTCTTGATGAAGTTAGCCATAGGGACTCCGCCTGAGGAATTCTCTGCTATAATGGACACAGGAAGTGACCTAATATGGACTCAATGCAAGCCTTGCCAAAACTGTTATGATCAGCCCACTCCCATCTTTGATCCCAAGAAATCTTCCTCTTTCTCCCAGCTATCTTGTTCTAGTAAGCTTTGTGGTGCCCTCCCCGCATCCCACTGTCGATCAGACAGTTGTGAATATTTGTACGCCTACGGGGATTATTCCTCTTCTCAAGGGATTATGGCCACGGAAACGTTCAGTTTTGGTGGGAATGTTTCCGTGGCCAATCTAGGGTTTGGATGTGGGGAGGATAACGAAGGAAGTGGGTTTAGCCAGGGAGCAGGCCTGGTGGGTCTGGGTCGAGGCCCGCTCTCTCTTGTCTCACAACTCGAGGAACCTACTTTCTCGTATTGTTTGACGTCCATTGACGACACAAAAACTAGTAGCTTGTTAGTGGGTTCATTGGATTCGAACAAGATTGATACTAGCAAGATGAGTTATAAGACCACTCCTTTGATCAAGAACCCGTCTCAACCTTCTTTTTATTACCTAAATCTCGAAGGCATTACTGTTGGTGGCAGTTCCTTGCCAATCAAGAAATCTACGTTTGCTCTAAATAAGGATGGTAGCGGAGGTATGATCATAGACTCCGGCACGACGATAACATACCTAGAAAATAGCGCATTTCGCCTTGTCAAGAAAGAGTTTGTCAATCATGTGAACCTTAAAGTTGACAAATCTGGCTCGACTGGGCTTGACTTGTGCTTTGAATTGCCAACCGGGACATCCTCTGTGGAGGTGCCGAAGCTCGTGTTCCATTTCGAGAATGCGGATTTGGAACTCCCCGTCGAAAATTACATGATAGCAGATTCAAGCGTCGGTTTGATGTGCTTGGCCATGGGGGGATCGAGCGGGATGTCCATTCTTGGAAATGTACAACAACAAAACATATTGATTGTTCATGATTTGTCCAAAGAAACCCTATCATTCATACCTACTCAATGTGATCAATtgtga